From the genome of Ahaetulla prasina isolate Xishuangbanna chromosome 15, ASM2864084v1, whole genome shotgun sequence, one region includes:
- the NAA25 gene encoding N-alpha-acetyltransferase 25, NatB auxiliary subunit isoform X4 — protein sequence MVEKMVKEDKIEAEAEVELYYMILERLEKYQEALDVVRGKLGDKLTSALQSRENKCMEMYRKLGKWPECNALSRKLLLKNPDDWQFYMIYFDSLFQLIGMAWTPPAEGEHSLEGDVHHSTEQAVAFIEQRLIHESNSARPLRGPYLAQLELISRLRHRGYPEEQKLGNPEELMFQYFKMFGDKPCCFTDLKVFVDLLPSAQYTKFINQLLGVIPLSVPPEGRLALPANIKALQQHLCVMQLTRLLGLFHTMDDTAQKLAAVQDLMLRYRHGLDFGKSCLKTELQFSDYYCLLAVHLLLDLWLEAGEESAVWQCLTLLEEGLTASPSNAQFKLLLIRIYCMLGAFEPVVELYSSLDAKHIQHDTIGYMLTRYATAFGHYAAASQSCNFALRFFHSNQKDTSEYIIQAYKYGAFEKIPEFIAFRNRLNASLHFAQVRTERMLLDLLLEANISTSLEESIKSMGLNLEEDDIPWKDLRDNRDLTVLFNWDPKDKNISEEHRKYSLEEETTWLQIRSLTLRLISGLPALGHSSQPKNSEKSTENGVSSKIDTVRTLLQQLDDAVRSGKWFLQKNIQYPVLGPPPSRMASFFDSGSCQSQISLFYLVSEIYELDTNGLEDSTAIQERIGNRLKSLLEQLTDQVNKCKGDLLEIQEGSFKTHPNILENLVFFVETISIVLWVCSYSDAVLRPWKSSLQKKKKKKKESSMAMPPVFTSFQDYVSGLQTLTSNVIDHLKGLEINLTALKLEELYIDNNSLLQEEKKFTKTALGKVQSSYQHAVQEIGELLKKRLDTIKNLKV from the exons ATGGTAGAAAAAATGGTGAAAGAAGATAAAATCGAAGCTGAAGCAGAA GTGGAACTTTACTACATGATTCTAGAACGTTTGGAAAAATACCAAGAAGCTCTAGATGTTGTGAGAGGAAAATTGGGag ACAAATTAACCAGCGCGCTCCAGAGCAGAGAAAATAAGTGCATGGAGATGTACAGGAAGCTGGGCAAATGGCCAGAGTGCAACGCTCTCTCGAGAAAACTTCTGCTTAAAAA CCCAGATGATTGGCAGTTCTACATGATCTACTTCGATTCCCTCTTTCAACTGATTGGCATGGCTTGGACGCCTCCCGCTGAAGGAGAGCA TTCTCTGGAAGGAGACGTGCATCACAGCACTGAGCAGGCCGTCGCGTTCATAGAACAGAGGCTAATCCACGAGTCCAACAGCGCCCGCCCGCTTCGGGGACCATACCTGGCCCAGCTGGAGCTGATCAGCCGCTTGCGGCACAGAGGCTATCCTGAAGAACAGAAATTGG GCAACCCAGAAGAACTCATGTTCCAGTATTTCAAGATGTTTGGGGACAAACCATGCTGCTTTACAGATCTCAAGGTGTTCGTCGACCTCCTTCCATCAGCGCAATACACAAAG TTCATCAACCAGTTATTGGGGGTCATCCCCCTTTCTGTCCCGCCGGAAGGCAGGCTTGCGCTCCCAGCTAATATCAAAGCTTTACAACAACACCTGTGTGTGATGCAGTTGACACGGTTGCTTGGACTCTTCCACACCATGGATGACACAGCTCAAAAACTGGCAGCGGTCCAGGACTTGATGCTGCGTTATCGGCACGGATTGGATTTTG gaaaatCCTGTTTGAAAACAGAGTTACAGTTTTCAGATTACTACTGCTTGCTTGCTGTTCATTTGCTGCTTGACCTCTGGCTGGAAGCAG gcgaGGAATCGGCGGTCTGGCAGTGCTTGACTCTGCTAGAGGAAGGGTTGACCGCAAGCCCTTCCAACGCCCAGTTCAAATTGCTGCTCATCCGAATCTACTGCATGTTGGGGGCCTTTGAGCCGGTGGTGGAGCTCTACTCCAGCCTAGATGCCAAGCACATACAACATGACACCATTGG ATACATGCTGACCCGCTATGCCACAGCTTTTGGGCACTATGCTGCTGCGTCCCAATCCTGCAACTTTGCACTCAGGTTTTTCCACTCCAACCAGAAAGAT ACCTCAGAATACATCATTCAGGCCTATAAATACGGTGCGTTTGAGAAGATCCCAGAGTTCATCGCTTTCAGGAACAGGCTAAACGCCTCCCTTCATTTTGCACAAGTCCGCACAGAACGGATGTTGCTGGACCTCCTCCTGGAAGCCAATAT ATCAACAAGTTTGGAAGAAAGTATTAAATCCATGGGCCTAAATCTGGAAGAGGATGACATTCCCTGGAAAGACCTGAGAGATAATAGAGACCTCACCGTCCTATTTAACTGGGACCCAAAAGACAA GAATATTTCTGAAGAGCACAGAAAATACTCTTTGGAGGAAGAGACCACCTGGTTGCAGATTCGGTCCCTGACATTACGGTTAATAAGTGGGCTGCCAGCTCTTGGCCATAGCAGCCAGCCAAAGAATTCAGAAAAAAGCACTGAGAATGGCGTTTCCTCCAAGATCGACACCGTCCGGACTCTCCTGCAGCAGCTGGACGATGCAGTGAGATCGGGGAAGTGGTTTCTACAGAAAAATATTCAG TATCCGGTTCTCGGGCCCCCTCCTTCAAGGATGGCCAGCTTCTTTGACAGTGGGAGCTGCCAGTCCCAAATCAGCTTGTTTTATCTAgttagtgaaatttatgaattagaTACCAATGGCTTAG AAGATTCCACGGCAATTCAAGAGCGAATAGGAAATCGTTTGAAATCGTTACTGGAGCAACTAACAG ATCAGGTCAATAAATGCAAAGGTGATTTGTTGGAAATCCAGGAGGGCAGCTTCAAAACCCAtccaaatattttagaaaacCTGGTCTTCTTTGTGGAG ACCATCTCCATCGTCTTGTGGGTCTGCAGTTACTCGGATGCCGTCCTCCGGCCCTGGAAGTCAAgcctgcagaagaagaaaaagaagaaaaaagaaagcagcaTGGCCATG CCTCCTGTGTTCACCAGCTTCCAAGATTATGTTTCTGGACTCCAGACGCTCACTTCCAACGTGATAGATCACCTCAAAGGgcttgaaattaatttaactgcACTTAAACTTGAAGAGCTGTACATAGACAATAATTCACTCTTGCAG GAAGAAAAGAAGTTTACAAAGACTGCGCTAGGGAAAGTCCAGAGTAGTTACCAGCACGCGGTTCAAGAAATTGGAGAGCTGCTGAAAAAGAGACTTGATACAATAAAAAATCTAAAGGTTTGA